The Vicia villosa cultivar HV-30 ecotype Madison, WI linkage group LG1, Vvil1.0, whole genome shotgun sequence genome includes a region encoding these proteins:
- the LOC131643942 gene encoding sucrose synthase 2-like, with protein MSQPKLARLPSIRDRVEGTLSAHRNELVSLLSRYVDQGKGILQPHNLIDELESIHGEGQATEDLKNGPFGEIVKSAQEAIVLPPFVAIAVRPRPGIWEYVRVHVFELSVEQLSVAEYLRFKEELVDGTDSDRFILELDFEPFNASFPRPTRSSSIGNGVQFLNRHLSSIMFRKKDSLEPLLDFLRAHKYKGHGLMLNDRIHSISKLQSSLAKAEDHLSRLPPDTPYSEFEYVLQGMGFERGWGDTAERVLETMHLLLDLLQAPDPSTLETFLGRVPMVFNVVILSPHGYFGQANVLGLPDTGGQVVYILDQVRALENEMLLRIKKQGLDLTPRILIVTRLIPDAEGTTCNQRLERVCGTEHTHILRVPFRSEKGILRKWISRFDVWPFLETFAQDAASEIAAELQGYPDFIIGNYSDGNLVASLLACKMGVTQCTIAHALELTKYPDSGTYWRKFDDKYHFSCQFTADLIAMNSADFIITSTYQEIAGTRNTVGQYESHTAFTLPGLYRVVHGIDVFDPKFNIVSPGADMCIYFPYSEKQRRLTSLHGSIEKLLYDPGQTDEYTGTLKDRSKPIIFSMARLDRVKNITGLVESYGKNSKLRELVNLVVVAGYIDVSKSRDREEIAEIEKMYDLIKTYKLDGDFRWIASQTNRARNGELYRYIADTKGAFIQPAFYEAFGLTVVEAMTCGLPTFATCHGGPAEIIQHGKSGFNIDPYRPDQASDLLVEFFQRCKEDPSHWNKISDGGLQRIYERYTWRIYSERLMTLAGVYSFWKYVSKLERRETRRYLEMFYILKYRDLAKSVPLAKDDEN; from the exons ATGTCTCAACCCAAGCTTGCAAGACTTCCCAGTATCAGAGACCGAGTAGAGGGTACTCTCTCCGCTCATCGTAACGAACTCGTTTCTCTCCTCTCCAG GTATGTAGATCAGGGGAAGGGGATTCTGCAACCACATAATTTGATTGATGAGTTGGAAAGTATTCATGGTGAGGGTCAGGCTACTGAGGATCTTAAAAATGGGCCCTTTGGTGAAATCGTCAAGTCTGCGCAG GAAGCCATAGTTTTGCCTCCTTTTGTGGCAATAGCAGTTCGTCCACGACCTGGTATTTGGGAATATGTCCGTGTGCATGTTTTTGAACTTAGTGTGGAGCAATTAAGTGTTGCTGAATATCTCCGCTTCAAAGAAGAGCTTGTAGACGGAAC GGATAGTGACCGTTTTATATTAGAGCTTGATTTTGAGCCATTTAATGCCTCATTTCCCCGACCAACTCGCTCGTCGTCCATTGGCAATGGTGTTCAATTTCTCAATCGTCACCTTTCTTCAATTATGTTTAGAAAAAAGGATTCATTGGAGCCATTGCTTGAtttcctccgagctcacaaatatAAAGGCCAT GGACTGATGTTAAATGATCGTATACACAGCATTTCCAAACTCCAGTCTTCTTTGGCCAAGGCTGAGGATCATCTTTCTAGGCTTCCACCTGATACACCCTATTCTGAGTTTGAATATGT ATTACAAGGAATGGGTTTTGAGAGAGGTTGGGGTGATACAGCTGAACGGGTTTTGGAGACGATGCATCTACTATTGGACCTTCTTCAGGCTCCTGATCCTTCTACACTAGAGACTTTTCTTGGGAGAGTGCCTATGGTGTTCAATGTTGTTATATTATCTCCTCATGGTTACTTTGGGCAAGCCAATGTTCTGGGTTTGCCTGATACTGGTGGGCAG GTTGTATATATATTAGATCAAGTGCGTGCCCTTGAGAACGAGATGCTCCTTAGGATCAAGAAACAAGGACTTGATCTCACACCTCGAATTCTAATT GTTACTAGGTTAATACCTGATGCAGAGGGGACAACATGCAACCAACGGCTAGAAAGAGTCTGTGGTACTGAACATACTCATATTTTGCGAGTTCCTTTCAGATCAGAGAAAGGAATTCTTCGAAAATGGATCTCAAGGTTTGATGTCTGGCCTTTTCTCGAGACTTTTGCACAG GATGCTGCTAGTGAAATTGCTGCTGAATTACAAGGGTATCCTGATTTCATCATTGGAAACTACAGTGATGGGAATCTGGTTGCGTCCTTACTAGCTTGTAAAATGGGAGTCACACAG TGCACCATTGCCCATGCACTGGAGTTAACAAAATATCCAGATTCAGGTACTTATTGGAGGAAGTTTGatgataaatatcatttttcatgccAGTTCACGGCGGATCTAATAGCCATGAATAGTGCTGATTTTATCATCACCAGTACATATCAAGAGATTGCAGGAAC GAGGAATACTGTTGGCCAGTATGAGAGTCACACTGCTTTTACTCTTCCTGGGCTCTACAGGGTTGTTCATGGCATTGATGTTTTTGATCCTAAGTTCAATATTGTCTCTCCCGGAGCAGATATGTGCATATATTTCCCCTACTCAGAAAAGCAGCGAAGACTTACATCTCTGCACGGTTCAATTGAAAAGTTATTATACGATCCTGGGCAGACCGATGAATACAC TGGTACACTGAAAGATCGGTCAAAGCCCATAATATTCTCCATGGCGAGGCTAGACCGAGTAAAAAACATTACTGGGTTGGTAGAAAGTTATGGTAAGAACAGCAAACTGAGAGAACTGGTCAATCTTGTTGTAGTGGCTGGTTACATTGATGTAAGCAAGTCCAGGGACAGAGAAGAAATAGCAGAAATTGAAAAGATGTATGATCTcataaaaacatataaattaGATGGTGATTTTCGATGGATTGCTTCCCAAACAAATAGAGCACGTAATGGTGAGTTGTATCGCTACATAGCAGACACAAAAGGTGCTTTCATTCAG CCTGCCTTTTATGAAGCTTTTGGGCTTACTGTTGTGGAGGCCATGACTTGTGGCCTTCCCACATTTGCTACTTGCCATGGAGGCCCAGCTGAGATTATCCAGCATGGTAAATCAGGATTCAATATTGATCCTTATCGCCCTGATCAAGCTTCTGACCTATTGGTTGAATTCTTCCAACGATGCAAAGAGGATCCAAGTCATTGGAATAAAATATCTGATGGTGGTCTTCAAAGAATTTATGAAAG GTACACCTGGAGGATTTATTCTGAAAGGCTTATGACACTGGCGGGAGTGTATAGTTTCTGGAAGTACGTCTCCAAATTAGAGAGGCGTGAAACTCGACGATATCTTGAAATGTTCTATATCCTTAAATACCGAGATCTG GCCAAATCTGTTCCGCTGGCAAAGGATGATGAAAACTAA